One segment of Drosophila mauritiana strain mau12 chromosome 3R, ASM438214v1, whole genome shotgun sequence DNA contains the following:
- the LOC117142390 gene encoding uncharacterized protein LOC117142390 has protein sequence MDFDHAIGYQCETRKLRLLVKFFSPDLLQQDFGEADKTKRVIADRTKRLLDFRTAFKGDVENNRISEIESQAIPKVLVMSLPSSNLRKESFSESESASKYQDHFSTIFLI, from the exons ATGGATTTCGACCACGCTATTGGGTACCAGTGCGAGACGAGGAAACTGCGACTTCTGG TCAAGTTTTTCTCTCCAGATTTGTTGCAGCAGGATTTTGGCGAGGCAGATAAGACCAAGAGAGTAATTGCAGACAGGACCAAGCGCTTGCTGGATTTTAGAACTGCTTTTAAGGGCGATGTGGAGAATAACAGAATATCCGAGATTGAATCCCAGGCGATACCCAAAGTTTTGGTAATGTCGCTGCCATCATCAAATTTGAGAAAGGAATCCTTTTCTGAATCGGAATCTGCTTCAAAGTATCAGGATCATTTTAGCACaattttcttaatttaa